Genomic segment of Natronoarchaeum philippinense:
CGAGGGCGAGCGGACGACACCCTCGATCGTCTCCTTTACCGACGAGGGCGAGCGACTGGTCGGGAAGCCGGCGAAGAATCAGGCAGTCCAGAACCCCGAGCGCACGATCCAGTCGATCAAGCGCCACATGGGCGACGAGGACTACACCGTCGAGATCGACGGCGAGGAGTACACGCCCGAGCAGATCTCGGCGATGACGCTCCAGAAGATCAAGCACGACGCCGAGGAGTATCTCGGCGACGAAGTCGAGAAAGCCGTCATCACGGTCCCCGCGTACTTCTCGGACCGACAGCGACAGGCCACGAAGAACGCCGGCGAGATCGCCGGCTTCGAGGTCGAGCGCATCGTCAACGAGCCGACCGCGGCGTCGATGGCCTACGGGCTCGAAGACGACCAAGACCAGACCGTCCTCGTGTACGACCTCGGCGGGGGGACGTTCGACGTTTCGATTCTCGACCTCGGCGGCGGCGTCTACGAGGTCGTCGCAACGAACGGCGACAACGATCTGGGCGGCGACGACTGGGACGAAGCCATCATCGACTGGCTCGCCGAGGAGTTCGAGAACGAGCACGGCATCGACCTCCGCGAGGACCGGCAGGCGCTCCAGCGACTCAAGGACGCCGCCGAGGAAGCCAAGATCGAGCTCTCCTCGCGCAAGGAGACCGAGATCAACCTCCCGTTCATCACGGCGACCGACGACGGCCCGATCCACCTCGAAGAGAGTCTCACACGCGCGAAGTTCGAGTCGCTCACCAGCGATCTGATCGAGCGCACCGTCGAGCCGACCGAGCAGGCACTCGAAGACGCCGGCTACTCCAAGGACGACCTCGACGAGGTGCTGATGGTCGGCGGCTCGACGCGGATGCCCCAGGTCCAAGAGCAGGTCGAGGAGATGACGGGCAAAGAGCCCAAGAAGAACGTCAACCCCGACGAGGCCGTCGCGCTGGGCGCGGCGATTCAGGGCGGCGTGCTCGGCGGCGAGGTCGACGACCTCGTGCTGCTCGACGTGACGCCGCTTTCGCTCGGTATCGAGGTCAAGGGTGGCATCTTCGAGCGCCTCATCGAGAAGAACACGACGATCCCGACCGAGGAGTCGAAGATCTTCACCACCGCCGCGGACAACCAGACATCGGTGCAGGTGCGCGTGTTCCAAGGCGAGCGCGAGATCGCCCAAGAGAACGAGATGCTCGGCGAGTTCCACCTGACGGGCATCCCGCCAGCCCCCGCCGGAACGCCCCAGATCGAGGTGTCCTTCAGCATCGACGAGAACGGCATCGTCAACGTGCAGGCGGAGGACAAGGGCTCGGGCAACGCCGAGGAGATCACCATCGAGGGCGGCGCCGGCCTCTCCGACGAGGAGATCGAGCAGATGCAGCAGGAAGCCGCGGAACACGCCGAAGAGGACCAGCAGCGCCGCGAGCGCATCGAGGCTCGCAACGCCGCGGAAGAAGCGATCCAGCGCGCTAACACGCTGCTCGAGGAGAACGAGGAAGCCGTCGACGACGCGCTCCGAGAGGATATCGAGGCCGAGATCGACAACGTCGAGGCCGTCCTCGACGACGACGACGCGACCAAGGAAGACTACGAAGAGGCCACCGAAGGACTCACCGAGGCGCTCCAAGAGATCGGCAAGCAGATGTACGATCAGCAGGGCGCACAGGCCGGCGCCGCGGGCGGTGCGGGCGGCATGGGCGGCGCCGCCGGTCCGGGCGGCCCGGACCCGACGACGGGCACCGACGGCGGCCCTGAGGCCGGCGACGGCGACGAGTTCGTCGACGCCGACTTCGAGGACGTCGACGAGAGCGACGAGGAGTAACGCGACGAGTCGCTCTCGTCGGCTCGATAGACGAGCGGAGCGAGTCTATCGGTGTCTGAAAAAGCGAGCGGAGCGAGCTTTTTCAGTTGGACGACGAGGAGGAGAACTGAAGGGACGAGGACTGACACAGCGGCTACGAACGAAGCGCATTTTTCAGTGAGGCCACGGCGGCGTCGGACTGCCCGGCACAGACAGCACAGTTACGTAGCTGCCGATTCAGGAGACAGTCGTGTCCGAGACGACGTTCGACGATTTCGACCACGAGTCGCACATGCGTCGCGCCTTCGAACTCGCTCGTGAGGCCGCCGCCCGCGGTGATCGGCCGTTCGGGAGCGTGCTCGTCCGCGACGATACGATCGTCATGACCGACTCGAACCGGGTCGTCACCGAGGACGACATCCGCCGACATCCCGAGTTGCACCTCGCGCATCGGGCGTGTCAGGAACTCAGTCCGGACGAGCGCGCCGAGACGGTCATGTACACCAGCACCGAGCCGTGCCCGATGTGTTCGGGCGGGATGATCGACGCCGGGTTCGGACGGGTCGTCTACAGCGTCGGCGGCGACGAAATCGGGGAGTTCGTCGGGGAGAACTCGCCGGCACGGTCGGCGGCGGTTCTCGACGGCGTCACCGAGGTCGTCGGCCCCGTCTTGAACGACGAGGGACGCCAGATCCACCGCGACTTCGAGTGGTGAGTCCGGCGGTGGCGGCTCGTATCGCCGTTGCTTTGAGGTCGCGCCTCGCATTTAGGAACGCCTAAAACATACAAATTCTGATAAGATATTTACTTCCGGAGCCCCAAGTTCCGGTATGGTTCTGCTGGAGAGTCTCGTCGTCGTATTTGTCGCCGGGTTGATCACTGCGCTGGCGACCGGCCTCGGGGCGATCCCGTTTTTCTTCGTCGAGGAGTTCAGCGACCGGTGGAACGTCGCTCTGTGGGGGATTGCGTCGGGGATCATGCTGACGGTGTCGGTGTTCGGGCTCGCCGACGAGGGGCTGGCCTACGCGTCCAGTGGGTTCCCGACGCTGCTGGTCGGCGGGCTTCTCTCGGGCGTCGTGCTCGTCGAGGTGTCCGGCCGCATTCTGGATCACACCGACATCAGTAACGGGTTGAACGGCGAGCTCGCCGATCAGATCGACGACGTGCAGACCGACGGCGCATCCCACGAGGACCTCGCGCCGGAAGCCAAGGCGTTCGCGGAGGGCGACCTGAAGAAACTGATCCTCATCCTCGGCGTCCTCACGGTCCACAGTTTCCCCGAAGGCGTCGCTGTCGGCGTCTCCTTTGCCGAGTTGGGGCTGGAGGGAGGAATCCCGATACTCGGGCTCTCGGTGCCGCTGCTGGCCATCTTCATCACTGTCGCCATCGCTATCCACAACATCCCGGAGGGGACTGCAATCGCCATTCCGATGCGCGCGCTGGGGCTTTCGAACTGGCGGATGGTCGGTGCGGCGGTATTTTCGAGTCTTCCCCAGCCCATCGGCGCGGTCATCGCCTTCACGTTCGTCTCGTGGGCCGAGGCGTTCCTGCCGGCCGGCTACGGCTTCGCCGCCGGGGCGATGGTGTATCTGGTTCTCACGGAGTTCGTTCCGGAGGCGCTCGACGCCGGAGCGGAGCTGCCGAACAGCGGGCGCCGGGAGTTGATCGCGGGCCTCCTCGCCGGTGCGGTCGCCATGCTGCCGATCGTCTACGCCTGACTCCTTGGGTGTGGGACGCCGACGCTACCCGAAGCTCTCGACTTTTGCGGCCTCGAAGTCGCCGCCGGCCGCCTCGATCGCGTCGCGCACGTCCTCGACGAACGCCTGAAAGCCGAACACGTAGACCTGCCCGTCGTCGGCGACCTCCGCGACGGCGTCGTCGAGCGCGCCGTCGCCGACGATAGCGACGTGTGCGCCGCCGTTCGAGAGCGTCGAGAGGCGCTCCTCGTGGGCCGGTTCGTCGTCGCGGTAGACGATCGACACGTCGCCGCCCGCGCTCGCCGCTGCCTCGCCCAGCCCGACTGCGGGACCGACGCCGGGACCGCCGGCGAACACGACGACGCTTTCCTCGCCTTCGTAGTAGACTTCACCGAAGGGACCTTCGATCGTGATCTCGTCACCGACCTGCCGGTTGGCGAGCCACGGCGAGAGGTCGCCGTCCGGGTCGACGCCGACCGTGATCTCGAACGTGTCCTCGACATCGGGCGAGGAGAGGGTGTAGTACCGCGAGAGCTCCTCGCCGTCGACAGTTGCTCTGACGAGCACGAACTGACCGGGCTCGGCCTCGAACCCATCGGGCGTCTCCAGTTCCAGCGCGATTGTGTCGGGACCGACGGTGTCGACTGCACGAACCGTTACGTCTGTCTCGTCCATGCCCGGCCTAGCGCCGCTTGCGGCCTAAGGACTTGCGTTCGGCGGCGAGCGTGACCGAACCCCGGTGACGAACTGTTCTATGTATTCGGACAAATATCGACGACTGTCCACGTCATGGGTCGATTTAGGAGTCCAAAATGATCGTATGGGCACCGTTACTCCGGGCACCGGCCGAAACTTATGTATAAAACTTGCTCTTCACGCAATTGTGCGGAAAGGGAAGCGAACGACGGGAGCGTTTCAAGCGGTTCATCTAGTGGTGTTCCAGAAGGTTTTTCATTTGGCGCGGGCTACGGCCGCACCACTACCATGGCCGAGGATTTAAACTGGGCAATTGGAGGGGAAGCCGGTGACGGGATCAACTCCACCGGGAAAATATTCGCCCAGGCGCTTGCGCGCGCTGGACGGCACGTGTTCACATCCAAGGACTTCGCGTCTCGGATCCGCGGCGGATACACCGCGTACAAGGTCCGGTCGTCGACCGAACGAGTGCAAAGCGTCGTCGATCGACTCGATCTGCTGGTCGCGCTGACACAGCGCACGATCGACGAGAATCTGGACGAGCTCCACGAGGGCAGCGTCATCATCTACGACGGCGAGCGCTCGTGGGACGCCGAGATTCCCGACGAGATGCACGCCGTCGACGTCCCGCTGAAGTCGCTGGCCGAGGACGCGGGCGGCGCGATCATGGCCAACACGGTTGCACTGGGGGCCGCTTGTGAGATCGCTTCGTTCCCGATCGAGAACCTCGACGAGTCCCTCGAGAAACGCTTCGGGGGCAAAGGCGAGAAGATCGTCGAGAACAACAAGGAAGCCGCACGCCTCGGACGGGATCACGTCCAAGAAAACTACGGCGAGTTCGACTACGAGCTGGAGACGACCGACGAGGACTACGTCCTGCTGAACGGCGACGAGGCGATCGGGATGGGCGCTATCGCCGCCGGCTGCCGGTTCTACTCGGG
This window contains:
- a CDS encoding nucleoside deaminase, with protein sequence MSETTFDDFDHESHMRRAFELAREAAARGDRPFGSVLVRDDTIVMTDSNRVVTEDDIRRHPELHLAHRACQELSPDERAETVMYTSTEPCPMCSGGMIDAGFGRVVYSVGGDEIGEFVGENSPARSAAVLDGVTEVVGPVLNDEGRQIHRDFEW
- a CDS encoding ferredoxin--NADP reductase, translating into MDETDVTVRAVDTVGPDTIALELETPDGFEAEPGQFVLVRATVDGEELSRYYTLSSPDVEDTFEITVGVDPDGDLSPWLANRQVGDEITIEGPFGEVYYEGEESVVVFAGGPGVGPAVGLGEAAASAGGDVSIVYRDDEPAHEERLSTLSNGGAHVAIVGDGALDDAVAEVADDGQVYVFGFQAFVEDVRDAIEAAGGDFEAAKVESFG
- a CDS encoding ZIP family metal transporter encodes the protein MVLLESLVVVFVAGLITALATGLGAIPFFFVEEFSDRWNVALWGIASGIMLTVSVFGLADEGLAYASSGFPTLLVGGLLSGVVLVEVSGRILDHTDISNGLNGELADQIDDVQTDGASHEDLAPEAKAFAEGDLKKLILILGVLTVHSFPEGVAVGVSFAELGLEGGIPILGLSVPLLAIFITVAIAIHNIPEGTAIAIPMRALGLSNWRMVGAAVFSSLPQPIGAVIAFTFVSWAEAFLPAGYGFAAGAMVYLVLTEFVPEALDAGAELPNSGRRELIAGLLAGAVAMLPIVYA
- the dnaK gene encoding molecular chaperone DnaK; protein product: MASNKILGIDLGTTNSAFAVMEGGDPEIIVNSEGERTTPSIVSFTDEGERLVGKPAKNQAVQNPERTIQSIKRHMGDEDYTVEIDGEEYTPEQISAMTLQKIKHDAEEYLGDEVEKAVITVPAYFSDRQRQATKNAGEIAGFEVERIVNEPTAASMAYGLEDDQDQTVLVYDLGGGTFDVSILDLGGGVYEVVATNGDNDLGGDDWDEAIIDWLAEEFENEHGIDLREDRQALQRLKDAAEEAKIELSSRKETEINLPFITATDDGPIHLEESLTRAKFESLTSDLIERTVEPTEQALEDAGYSKDDLDEVLMVGGSTRMPQVQEQVEEMTGKEPKKNVNPDEAVALGAAIQGGVLGGEVDDLVLLDVTPLSLGIEVKGGIFERLIEKNTTIPTEESKIFTTAADNQTSVQVRVFQGEREIAQENEMLGEFHLTGIPPAPAGTPQIEVSFSIDENGIVNVQAEDKGSGNAEEITIEGGAGLSDEEIEQMQQEAAEHAEEDQQRRERIEARNAAEEAIQRANTLLEENEEAVDDALREDIEAEIDNVEAVLDDDDATKEDYEEATEGLTEALQEIGKQMYDQQGAQAGAAGGAGGMGGAAGPGGPDPTTGTDGGPEAGDGDEFVDADFEDVDESDEE